The following are from one region of the Prochlorococcus marinus str. SB genome:
- a CDS encoding ferredoxin:protochlorophyllide reductase (ATP-dependent) subunit B, protein MELTLWTYEGPPHVGAMRIASSMKDIHYVLHAPQGDTYADLLFTMIERRGQRPPVTYTTFQARDLGGDTAELVKKNIKEAVERFKPKTLLVGESCTAELIQDQPGALAKGMGFDMPIVNLELPAYSKKENWGASETFYQLIRTLLKEKVSSSDKINPLRWRELGRRPKVNILGPSLLGFRCRDDVIEIQRILSEQGIDTNVVAPLGASPDDIERLIDAEINICLYQEIAEASCEWLKRNFGMEYTNTIPIGIKNTIEFINEVHEKLDLPLTNKEELENKSKLPWYSKSVDSNYLTGKRVFIFGDGTHAIAAAKIAKEELGFEVVGLGTYSREMARQVRATAKDLNVEALITNNYLEVEDAMKKAAPELVLGTQMERHSAKRLGIPCSVISTPMHVQDVPARYSPQMGWEGANVIFDDWVHPLMMGLEEHLIDMFKHDFEFVDGHQSHLGHTATNTNNTLNSDKKKEKNSEEGIIWTESGRAELTKVPFFVRGKVKTNTEKYAILRGIPEISDETLYDAKAYFS, encoded by the coding sequence ATGGAATTAACTCTTTGGACGTATGAAGGACCACCACATGTTGGTGCTATGAGAATTGCCTCATCAATGAAAGACATTCATTATGTGCTTCATGCCCCCCAAGGAGATACATATGCAGATCTTCTCTTTACCATGATCGAGAGGAGGGGGCAAAGGCCTCCAGTAACTTATACAACTTTTCAGGCTAGAGACCTTGGAGGCGATACAGCAGAATTAGTGAAGAAAAATATTAAGGAAGCGGTTGAACGATTCAAACCCAAAACTCTTTTAGTCGGAGAAAGTTGTACAGCAGAACTTATCCAAGACCAACCTGGAGCACTTGCGAAAGGGATGGGGTTTGATATGCCGATTGTTAATCTTGAATTACCTGCTTATAGCAAGAAAGAAAATTGGGGGGCCTCAGAAACCTTTTATCAACTAATAAGAACCCTTTTAAAAGAAAAAGTAAGTTCTTCAGACAAAATAAATCCCCTTAGGTGGAGGGAATTAGGCAGGAGGCCAAAAGTTAATATACTTGGCCCTTCATTACTAGGATTTAGATGCAGAGATGATGTAATCGAAATCCAACGCATACTTTCGGAACAAGGTATAGATACAAACGTAGTTGCCCCTTTAGGTGCTAGTCCTGATGATATTGAAAGACTAATTGATGCTGAAATAAATATCTGTCTTTATCAAGAAATTGCTGAAGCTTCATGTGAGTGGCTTAAACGGAACTTTGGAATGGAATATACGAATACTATTCCTATTGGAATAAAAAATACAATTGAATTTATAAATGAAGTTCATGAGAAATTAGATCTTCCTTTAACGAATAAAGAAGAATTAGAAAATAAATCAAAACTTCCTTGGTACTCAAAATCAGTTGACTCTAATTATCTAACTGGTAAAAGAGTTTTTATTTTTGGTGATGGAACTCATGCAATTGCAGCAGCCAAAATTGCTAAGGAAGAATTGGGTTTTGAAGTAGTGGGTCTTGGAACATACAGCAGGGAAATGGCTAGGCAAGTAAGAGCTACTGCAAAAGATCTTAATGTAGAAGCTCTGATAACTAACAATTATCTAGAAGTGGAAGATGCCATGAAAAAGGCTGCCCCTGAACTAGTTTTAGGGACCCAAATGGAAAGGCATAGTGCAAAAAGACTCGGCATTCCATGCTCAGTAATTAGTACTCCAATGCATGTTCAAGATGTTCCTGCAAGATATAGCCCTCAAATGGGATGGGAAGGAGCAAATGTGATTTTTGATGACTGGGTACATCCCCTAATGATGGGTTTGGAAGAGCATCTTATTGATATGTTCAAACATGACTTTGAGTTTGTTGATGGTCATCAAAGCCATTTAGGACATACAGCGACAAACACAAATAACACTTTAAATTCTGACAAGAAAAAAGAAAAAAATAGTGAAGAGGGAATTATCTGGACTGAATCTGGTAGAGCTGAATTAACAAAAGTTCCATTTTTTGTAAGAGGTAAAGTTAAAACAAATACTGAAAAATACGCAATCTTGAGAGGAATTCCAGAGATAAGTGATGAAACTCTTTACGATGCCAAAGCATATTTCAGTTAA